From the genome of Leishmania major strain Friedlin complete genome, chromosome 35:
AAAGGGGTGAGGAGAGGGGGTCGGGTTCAGGAAGTGCGCACTGTGGAACGCGTGCCTCCACCAGACCATTCTGCGGCGTATGTCACGCCCAGCGCCATCGCTGTGTCGcccttgttttgtttttcccCCTTCGGTTTTGGGTGTATGAATTTGTGCCCGTGCTGCTTCGCCTtttttggtggtggtggtgttggagAGTTGGTATGGGCTCGGTGCGGACTCGAAGAATGGCAactgcccctccctctctgtctgtctctctcgtgGATGTTTAACACCGTCTAATCGCATAATGCATATCAAGAAGGCGCGTTTGGCTGCACGGCGGGTGCGCTCCTCGGCTTCAAACCAACAATCAACGACAACGCATACAAGACCgttcccccaccccacccctcttgCCGAAGAAGAACTCCTGCTTCCTTGACGTTCAGCCCAGCGTACCCAatgcgtgcaggtgtgcggGCCACCCCAGACAACGCgaaagggggtgggtgggtgttgAGGTCACGAGAGTAAGCGCCTTCACGGGCTGGTCTGTTtctctcccccaccaccaccccacccccttcccgcACTACGCCCCACGCCCCTGACGCACCCACGCATCACGTGCAActgtgttgttgtttggcCCATtcgtcccctccctccctccctccctctctctctcttcaggTACTCTCTCGGAGGAACCGGTGATTGCCAGAACGGGAATCATTAGACGGCCTAAAGCGGGCTCCGTCACCGCGTCACCATCGCTGTATCCTCCTCCGCAcaccagctgcaggtgcacgTTTGCACCGCACAGCGCGGTAGGCAGCAACACGGAGCAATAGCAAAACGAGAAAGGACGGGCGATATCGACGCAAGAAAGGGGCAACTCGAGCTTTATAGCGCAGGTGACGAGTGCACGTCCGCTGAGTACGTGTCTGTGGCGCTCTCTGCGCGTATACGGTGACAATATCATTAGCCTCGTCGTTGGTTTGGGGTGGTGACTCAGCGCAGCGCTCCCATCAAGCCATTTGTCTGCTTTTTAGCCCctgtgtgtcggtgcgcgggtggttgtggtggtggtggtggtggctctcTTCCATAGATCACGGTATCTGTTCGTCTTGTTTTCCTCTTTGCTCTCATCGTTTGGTGTTGCGCTCCGCGTGTCTGCCGGTGGGCGTGGCTTCGATTCCTTCCCCCTAGCACCCACGcgcagatacacacacaagagcaccgccgccgtgcctATTCCGGACTGAGTCACTCGCCCAGGCAGAGGAAGCAAGCTTATACCGTGTACATCTCTGTCttcctccccaccaccaccaccacacacacacacacacacacacacacaacggtTGTCAGTTTCAGCAGCTCGTGGGCTCGCTCGGTTCGTTCTTGAAGGGTGTGGGAAGGGGGCGTGGGGCAAAATGCCAGCAAAGAAGGTAAGCTCAGCGACAAAGCTGTCTAGCACGGCGACGCATCCCCCTCGCCGGCGCACCTCAGGACTActgggcagcagcacaaaTGGCAGTGAACAGGGAGGAAGCGTGGCATCACTGCcatccgcggcggcgggctTCGCGCAACCTCTGAAGAGAAGCGGCATCAAATCGCGTAACTCTATCAGCTACACCTCCTTCAGTGCGCAGCAagcggccgcggtggccagcagcggcgatgcccATGCACCCCACGTCAACGCCAAAGTACCGGTAGCCACCGCCAAGGCGGCCTCTGGACGACCTCGAGCGGTCGCTGCCATCCCGGTGAATCacacagcgccaccgccgcctgccgcttGTGAATCAGCGCCGTCCCCGCCGTgtcctgccgctgcagcggcggtgcagaaAGCACCATCTCtgggcagcagctccgccacaaCGATAGCTGGCGCTGTTCGCCGAGCGCGTTTCGGCATCCACACCCCGAGTGTCACTGCCCCATCTGCTACCGTAGGCCCACCCGGGGCCTCACCCGCAGCCCAGAACGGCAGCCCCAAGGCAAATTTGCCTACCCTTTCGACGGTCCCTCCGTCGCTCCCAACAGCCAAGCGCGCCACTCACCACTCTGACGTCGACACTAATCGCACTGCTGTGCCACTGGCTTCGGCTGGATCTTGGGCAGCAAAACCTCAGGCCAGATGCAGCTTTCCAGCAAGCGGTCCGCGTCGTCTatcctcgtcgtccttcCACGCTATCAAGGCCGCGAGCagcgcaccagctgcagcagcgactccgTCAACGGCGGCCCCTGAGGCCGCTTCAGTCGAGGCTGACCCCAGAGAGGCACCGGCTGCGCGTCAGTGTGCAAGCGCACTCCTGGCCGTCGCCTCGAAGCCGAACGGGCAGTCGAAGAGCGCCGCAGATCCGTCAACGGActccacagcggcgccgggaACTTCATCATCGTCGGTGGCACAGGCATCCCTCAAGTCAAGAGGTCGGTCCTTGAGTGTTATGGGCAAGAAGAAAGTGATGCGTCGTGCAAGTACCGGGACGGCCACGAGTCGGCCACCGAGTGCCGCGACGTCACGGCGGCCCTCtgtcagctgcagcgcagcgcctaTGTTGGACGCGGAGAGTGCACCCTCGACGGCGCTGAACACAGCGCGCACGGCCGGGCCGACGGCTGTCAAGACGCCAACGAACGCTGGCAGCGCGGTGTCTGcgggcaccgccacccccctcccccgtggTCCTGTCGTCTCGGAGGAGTGGGCACGCAGCATCATTAAGCCCGGGGACGAAAATCTTCTGTACcgagcaacggcggcagcgacgacatACTCTGGCtttgcgcgcacgccgtccgGTATTAGCAtgagcggcgacgcggcaaGCGCGGCTCGGCAAGCGAGCACCGTGCGAAGCTCGATAAAGGacacgcagctgcgtcgtGCCCAGGAGACGGTGCTTCGGCTACGGAACCCCGAGACACCCACGCcggggtggcgcagcaccaaGGCCGCGTCAGTgggtgccggcagcgccgtctcgGTAGCGTCTGGTGGTTCTGGCTCTCGATTTGGCTCCACCGTGAAGCGAAGTGGAACTCGCCTtcagcgctgccggcagGAGAATGAGGTCCGGCAAAGGTCGCTCATGGAGACAATGGCGATGCCAGCAGGCGAGAACGGGGGAAACGTGGATGGCGGACGAGCGTCGAACCCCGGTACCGCGGCCGGCTCCGCCTCCccgacgccgtcgcgcatTTCAGAGGCTTCCACCAACACAATGATGAGGGGCGGTGGTCGCCTCAGCGGCGGTAGTGCACGCCCCctgctcgagcagctgccTGGCGGCGCGTCCGTGGCGTCGGACATCATGGATCAGCGGCGCTCGCCGTCTCTGAAGCTTTTTGcgaagccgtcgccgcggacGTTCTCAACGCCGAGCCctcgcggcagcaccggagCGCCGGGGATGAAAACCACGTTCGGCGTCAGCAACAGGCCATACTACGCGGGCAACGAGGAACTCACGAGGCTGACGTGGGTGCGCGAAGAGATGCTGCGCGCCCTGATGCAgtctgccgcaccgccggcggcgtccgcggtGACGGAAGAGAacaacgccgctgctgtcgtcaCCTCGATGCCGAGCCCGAAAGATGGAAGCGACACAAATGCTCTGGAAGCCTCAGCGTCGTCGGTGCTGACAATGCACTTCGATCCGCAGGTAGGCGAGACGGTTCCGGTGTCGCCGCCGTTCTCATCTGCAGGAAAGCGACCGCGACAGCGTGTGTACAGCATCGACGTACACGGCGGCACGAGCAGCGACGAGTCCGCGCCGCCTAAGCAGTCGACGGCGGCAGACGTAACGCAGCCACGTAGGCAGTCggctggcagcggcaccactcCCCTTCACGCCTCTTCTATTCGCCAGAAGCCTGGCAACTCTGCCTTCGTTTCTCGTCCAGCACCACCGGGCTCCCCCGTGCGAGTGGGCGCCACTCCGGGCCCCACCTCGGCCCGCCCCACCTTGGACTCTAGTGCATTCGCGTCTGGCGCTCCGCCCGCTGCCccaacagctgctgctcgccagcagcggcgtacAGCCGTGACGGTGGCGATGTGTAGCCTTCAATCCCCCAACACAATCGCCGAGCGAGTACGGCTGGAGCTCGTGCggcaagagcagcaacagcctGCCGCGGTTCGTAACGGGCAGATgcaagcggcagca
Proteins encoded in this window:
- a CDS encoding conserved hypothetical protein (previous protein_id=AAZ14295.1) — translated: MPAKKVSSATKLSSTATHPPRRRTSGLLGSSTNGSEQGGSVASLPSAAAGFAQPLKRSGIKSRNSISYTSFSAQQAAAVASSGDAHAPHVNAKVPVATAKAASGRPRAVAAIPVNHTAPPPPAACESAPSPPCPAAAAAVQKAPSLGSSSATTIAGAVRRARFGIHTPSVTAPSATVGPPGASPAAQNGSPKANLPTLSTVPPSLPTAKRATHHSDVDTNRTAVPLASAGSWAAKPQARCSFPASGPRRLSSSSFHAIKAASSAPAAAATPSTAAPEAASVEADPREAPAARQCASALLAVASKPNGQSKSAADPSTDSTAAPGTSSSSVAQASLKSRGRSLSVMGKKKVMRRASTGTATSRPPSAATSRRPSVSCSAAPMLDAESAPSTALNTARTAGPTAVKTPTNAGSAVSAGTATPLPRGPVVSEEWARSIIKPGDENLLYRATAAATTYSGFARTPSGISMSGDAASAARQASTVRSSIKDTQLRRAQETVLRLRNPETPTPGWRSTKAASVGAGSAVSVASGGSGSRFGSTVKRSGTRLQRCRQENEVRQRSLMETMAMPAGENGGNVDGGRASNPGTAAGSASPTPSRISEASTNTMMRGGGRLSGGSARPLLEQLPGGASVASDIMDQRRSPSLKLFAKPSPRTFSTPSPRGSTGAPGMKTTFGVSNRPYYAGNEELTRLTWVREEMLRALMQSAAPPAASAVTEENNAAAVVTSMPSPKDGSDTNALEASASSVLTMHFDPQVGETVPVSPPFSSAGKRPRQRVYSIDVHGGTSSDESAPPKQSTAADVTQPRRQSAGSGTTPLHASSIRQKPGNSAFVSRPAPPGSPVRVGATPGPTSARPTLDSSAFASGAPPAAPTAAARQQRRTAVTVAMCSLQSPNTIAERVRLELVRQEQQQPAAVRNGQMQAAAPSSAPAANQRPTATPIDAATRLLLLDPLFPLISEENYQRLVLRNDEYTTRKALLTHIGAAPPPSSSASRPYESPPPVPPLHVDKKPHRSGAEVPPAARALEMDLAEADEAAPSRSLTAAALTSTPAAAAAAPPSPSASPPNAAGIGSTPPRRPSVQYGGPALYATFSPSRAPSPSPAASGLTSPTASPGVGLGGATSSARDGKLLVNAVMPTEKSGTIKSLAAGGVWYAASPMSEFTGQSTALPSLNASLLVSVGGSGALGGTGNSPIRMRSTSPTASCSSSRNVTRRGSLLRSLQQHLQPQATTAATPSRSDSTGDEVSTASDEAVDLAEVELCKALPLWGPFRTSHAAAPSDPNAVEQECVTKPGTIVGDTTTGEATVTAPRTTKTSAHGEASPLVSPTGSTPSPLSMAPALSLAMAEELQAYVHVFLKRYRNVDAVTAEEMGPVPETPLALQRAVRRSLRLSTGDSANAADGTDAVELEDSLDDGSYHIQNVQYVLDLLGSLLQTEASFCEDDAARAASGAHPLTAAAQRRTKKRVTGAQLIAAVMGRPASSSAEDTADGAVPKHTRSATARSAAVRPALKLHDPELRAVELMFVNDAP